The Gemmatimonadota bacterium genome window below encodes:
- a CDS encoding DNA internalization-related competence protein ComEC/Rec2, protein MRRPALWTALYFALGIGLHRYIGVFLIPTMLCAFAVICICGAGLWWQWNKGKMSILFAGLLILLGALRSAQSLERAVDHFAQFLPADRTLIEVEGLVSSDPENIDGDYRIVFDILQLVVKDTTRAVSGRALIRFKAGTALPAYRNRMQLQIQLYQPDPPRNPGAFDYREYLKRRGIDALGTVQKPSQIIAHRREKDDWWAQIVLPVRNLIRRTIEQNLSGGPAGLLKGVLLGAKHAVPEEVKTAFTQTGVNHVLAVSGLHVGLIAGAVFFSLKILGIGRGITAALTICALVFYALITGLPPSVVRASTMGCVALLGIVGQRDIDGGNILGIAGLGLLIVRPQDLFDVGFQLSFVATGGILIFYRPLRDLLPQKKGWYDTCIAGPLAVSLAAQATTLPFIVAYFGLVSVIGLIANLIVVPLIGVGVGLGLLTVLAFACWEPIATVLNAANWLILSTAIKCAEFMAEPEWAAFEVAHPSWVIFAIYLVLIPLIHPTARRLWSTYCLIIALVLANIGIWKNISQTESALEVYFLDVGQGDAIFCKYPNGLTLLVDGGIRTQYTDMGKRVILPFLKSQSIDHIDVVVGSHPHADHIGGLISVLEQMSVSHYLDAGQHVDSFTGKRLQEVVKTNGIRYHTVAAGDSLVGIGGLVLHPTSAYVSDSGPAPDGVNNGSVVIRIVHRGTSILLTGDIEHETDGDLMRWGPRLRSDILKAAHHGSRTSSTPEFLASVNPSVAAISCGKNNKFRHPSPEVVQRFHEMGIQIWRTDHSGAIAVRIDRGHIDIVPWLKNEE, encoded by the coding sequence ATGAGAAGACCTGCATTGTGGACTGCGCTGTACTTTGCTTTGGGAATCGGCTTACACAGGTATATTGGGGTATTTCTGATCCCCACCATGCTCTGTGCCTTTGCGGTCATTTGTATTTGTGGCGCGGGGCTGTGGTGGCAATGGAATAAGGGAAAAATGAGCATCCTTTTTGCGGGCCTTCTCATTTTGCTGGGTGCATTGAGAAGCGCGCAGAGCCTGGAACGCGCTGTAGATCACTTTGCCCAATTCTTACCTGCAGACCGCACACTTATCGAAGTCGAGGGATTGGTTTCATCGGACCCCGAAAACATCGACGGCGATTATCGCATCGTCTTTGATATACTTCAACTCGTCGTCAAAGACACGACGCGCGCTGTAAGTGGCAGGGCACTAATCAGGTTTAAGGCGGGTACCGCATTGCCTGCCTACAGGAATCGAATGCAATTGCAGATCCAGCTTTATCAACCGGATCCCCCGCGAAATCCGGGCGCATTTGATTATCGGGAATATCTGAAACGCAGGGGCATTGATGCTCTGGGCACGGTACAAAAGCCCTCTCAGATTATTGCACATCGACGAGAAAAAGACGACTGGTGGGCGCAGATCGTATTACCCGTCAGAAATCTCATTCGCCGGACAATTGAGCAGAATCTTTCTGGCGGGCCTGCTGGTCTCTTAAAAGGGGTACTTTTGGGCGCAAAGCACGCCGTGCCCGAAGAAGTCAAAACCGCATTCACGCAAACCGGCGTCAACCACGTCTTAGCGGTATCTGGACTTCACGTGGGATTGATTGCTGGAGCTGTATTTTTCTCGCTAAAGATACTGGGAATCGGGCGAGGTATCACTGCTGCATTGACAATCTGCGCGCTGGTATTTTACGCGCTAATAACCGGGTTGCCACCTTCAGTCGTGCGCGCTTCGACAATGGGCTGTGTGGCACTTTTGGGCATCGTGGGGCAACGCGATATAGACGGTGGAAACATCCTGGGCATAGCGGGTTTGGGATTGTTGATCGTTCGACCACAGGATTTATTCGATGTGGGTTTTCAACTGTCATTTGTAGCCACGGGCGGCATTTTGATCTTTTATCGGCCACTGCGCGATTTGTTGCCCCAAAAAAAGGGATGGTACGATACCTGTATCGCAGGACCGCTGGCTGTTTCTCTCGCCGCTCAAGCAACGACCCTTCCCTTTATTGTGGCATATTTTGGGCTGGTATCGGTCATTGGCTTGATTGCAAATTTAATTGTCGTGCCGCTCATAGGCGTTGGCGTTGGACTGGGACTCCTGACTGTATTGGCTTTCGCCTGTTGGGAACCCATAGCGACGGTATTAAACGCCGCGAACTGGCTCATTTTGAGCACAGCAATCAAATGTGCAGAATTTATGGCCGAGCCAGAGTGGGCCGCCTTTGAAGTTGCGCATCCCTCCTGGGTTATCTTTGCGATTTATCTGGTCCTGATACCTCTAATTCACCCGACTGCCAGACGGCTCTGGAGTACTTATTGTCTCATAATCGCCCTTGTTCTGGCAAATATCGGGATTTGGAAAAATATCTCGCAAACAGAATCAGCCCTTGAAGTCTATTTCCTCGATGTCGGTCAGGGCGACGCTATTTTTTGCAAATACCCGAATGGACTAACACTCCTGGTCGATGGTGGTATTCGCACGCAATACACCGACATGGGAAAGCGCGTGATTCTGCCATTTCTCAAAAGTCAGAGCATTGACCATATCGATGTCGTGGTTGGGTCTCATCCACATGCCGATCATATTGGCGGCCTGATCTCCGTTTTGGAACAAATGTCAGTAAGTCATTATCTCGATGCGGGACAACACGTCGATTCTTTTACGGGAAAACGGCTTCAAGAGGTCGTAAAGACAAACGGCATCAGATATCATACTGTGGCTGCGGGAGATAGTCTGGTGGGTATTGGCGGTCTGGTACTGCATCCGACATCGGCTTATGTTTCCGACTCGGGACCGGCACCCGATGGCGTGAATAATGGTTCGGTCGTCATTCGAATCGTCCATCGGGGAACATCGATATTGTTGACCGGAGACATAGAGCACGAGACAGATGGCGACCTGATGCGCTGGGGACCTCGCCTGCGCTCAGACATCCTCAAAGCAGCGCACCACGGCTCGCGCACCTCCTCGACGCCCGAGTTTCTCGCGAGTGTCAATCCCAGCGTTGCGGCCATATCATGCGGAAAAAACAATAAGTTCCGGCATCCTTCGCCAGAAGTTGTGCAGCGCTTTCACGAGATGGGGATACAAATCTGGCGAACCGATCATTCGGGTGCAATCGCAGTGAGAATAGACCGCGGACACATCGATATCGTACCGTGGTTAAAAAATGAGGAATAA